One Magnetococcales bacterium genomic window carries:
- a CDS encoding type II toxin-antitoxin system RelE/ParE family toxin, which produces MRIYYYRESDGQIPVKHFLEGLSAKLRGRFFAYLTHLKENEGKIEGIPFRKLHGYPLEEVRVKESKKLHRVIIKIRLKNSILLLHGFTKREGEATPKKEIEIAYKRYLTHTEQTTHSHETKR; this is translated from the coding sequence ATGCGTATCTATTATTACAGGGAATCCGACGGTCAGATTCCCGTCAAACATTTTTTGGAAGGCCTGTCCGCTAAACTGCGCGGTCGATTTTTCGCTTATTTAACACACTTGAAAGAAAATGAGGGGAAAATCGAAGGGATTCCATTTCGGAAACTTCACGGCTATCCCCTCGAAGAAGTCCGGGTCAAGGAATCCAAAAAACTTCACCGGGTGATCATCAAGATTCGCTTGAAAAATTCGATCCTTCTCCTGCATGGCTTTACCAAACGGGAAGGAGAGGCAACACCCAAAAAGGAAATTGAAATCGCCTACAAGCGTTATCTCACCCACACCGAACAGACGACGCATAGCCATGAAACCAAACGATGA
- a CDS encoding helix-turn-helix domain-containing protein: protein MKPNDDAAHQQSAHLVEAESSFNAWLQDPECRKSFEETSLKIEIAQAIHAKRKALKMSQAKLAQKAQTTQRIISRIEHADMSVGVDLLQRIANALGTRVSLTFG from the coding sequence ATGAAACCAAACGATGACGCTGCCCACCAACAGAGTGCGCACCTGGTAGAGGCCGAATCCTCTTTTAACGCCTGGTTGCAGGATCCTGAGTGTCGGAAATCCTTTGAGGAGACCTCTCTGAAGATAGAAATTGCCCAGGCGATTCATGCCAAGCGCAAGGCCTTGAAAATGAGTCAGGCCAAGTTGGCTCAAAAGGCTCAGACCACACAACGGATCATCTCCCGAATTGAACATGCCGACATGTCTGTGGGGGTTGACCTGTTGCAACGGATTGCCAACGCACTGGGAACCAGGGTCTCTCTCACGTTCGGATAG